The following DNA comes from Erigeron canadensis isolate Cc75 chromosome 3, C_canadensis_v1, whole genome shotgun sequence.
ggttgttttgttttggaatatataaatgtatgtataagtcatgtaCATACACATGTATGgatgtattttgtatttttagttggttacgtaggtcattggttgtaaatatgtatttatttttaagcatatatacttacttattaaggtttcgacgcttttacgcacatataacttccaattatatttttagttggaaattttattcACCAAGATTATATttacttgatttggttttatttttgatttgttggatatttcataggaattttgattggtatctcaacttgtgagacttatgttattattatcgtaacgATTggtcacctctaaaaatttttgttccgaggtattttcattaggtaaatcttatagcatatcattagctttagattactaatttggggcattacctactagcttcaagtataactatggcttgcgggaacatagacaacctaactagcacatataaaatattaaaaagtacggttgttacatttgATGCTCTGCCTTGACTTGAGCACAAGTCACACACCTCTGAACGAACTCAGCTACCCGGATTTGATACGCTCAAGCAACCCGGATTTCACTTTAGTAATCATGGAATGGAGTCTACTCATAGAACCTTGCCCTTTTCTACTCAAAGCATCAGCTACAACATTAGCTTTACCCGGATGATACTTAACCTCACAGTCATAGTCTTTCAACAATTCCATCCAATGCCTCTGTCTAGCATTCAAGTCTTGCTGATTAAAGACATATTGCAAGCTCTTATGATAAGTATATAAAGTACACTTGGTGCCATACAAATAGTGCCTCCATAATTTCAAAGCAAAAACCACAGCTGCAAGCTCCAAATCATGGGTTGgataattcttctcatgtgGCTTCAACTGACGTGAAGCATAAGCAATTAGCTTACCCCGCCGCATCAAGACACAACCTAAACCAGTACCTGAAGCATCACTATAAACCACCATATCCTCGGTACCTTCAGGTAAAGTAAGAATAGGAGCTTCACACAATTTCTTCTTCAATGTCTGAAAAGATTGTTCTTGTGAATTAGTCCACAAAAACTTCACACCTTTCTTTGTCAACTCAGTCATAGGCTTAGCGATACGAGAGAAATCCTGAATGAACCTCCTGTAATAGCCAGCTAAACCCAGAAAAGACTTAATCTCTGTCGGTGACTTTGGTTGTTCCCACTTCATCACAGCCTCAATTTTTGAAGGATCAACTTTCAAACCTTCACTAGAAATGACATGCCCAAGGAATTGAACTTCCTTAAGCCAGAATGCACACTTGGAGAATTTAGCATATAACTTTTCTTTCCTAAGAACTTCAAGAATAGTCCTCAAGTGCTTACGATGCTCCTCAACAGATTTAGAATAGATaagaatgtcatcaatgaaaacaataacaaaGTGATCAAGAAAACGCCGACAAACCCgattcatgagatccatgaaagcAGTTGGAGCATTAGTcaaaccaaaaggcatgaccAAGAACTCATAATGCCCATAACGagtacgaaaagctgtcttAGCAACACTTTCTCCATCCACCTTCAACTGATGATAACCAGACCGCAAATCAATCTTAGAAAAACAAGAAGCACCTTGCAACTGATCAAATAAGTCATCAATACGAGGAAGAGGATATTTATTCTTCACCGTTCACTTGTTAAGCTCACGGTAATCGATACACATCCTCATAGAaccatccttcttctttacaaacaGAATAGGAGCTCCCCAAGGCGAGGAACTCAGACGAATAAACCCCTTATCAAGCAACTCTTGGAGTTGAGACATCAACTCCTTCATCTCGGTAAGAGCGAGACGATAAGGTGCTTTAGCAATAGGAGTAGCACCGGGAATAAGATCAATATGAAACTCTACTTCTATCAGGAGGAAGACCAGGAAGATCATCTGGAAATACATCAGGAAACTCAGCTACAACATCAACATCCGAAATAGAAGGATTAGCTTTACGTGAGTCAATCACATAAGCCAGAAAATGATCAGAATGGTCCTTAGTCTGTCGGATATACCTAAGAGCTTTCACAAGGGAAATAATCTTCACACTACCCTTCTGCTTATCACCATAAACTGAAACCACACTACCATCGGGAGTAGTGATACGCACTATCTTCTTAGAACAGAGAATAACAGCGCCATTCTTAGACATCTAATCCATACCCACAACAATATCAAAGCCAGCAACGGTAGTAAGCAACAAGTCAATAGAAAAAGAACGACCCTCTATCTCTATAGAACAATCAAAGAACCCATCACGAACCATAGAAGTACGACCGTCAACTATCTCTACCTTGATCGGGTTATCTAACGGGCGAGTTACTACACCAAGCTTAGGAGCAAATAAAGTAGACACAAAAGATCTATTTGCACCAGAATCAAATAACACATTAGCAAGAGAAGAATTAATAATAAAGGTACCTCTAACTACCTCATCATCGGCTCGAGCAAGTTCAGCAGTCATGTTGAAGGCACGAGCTGTAGTCTTCGGTCGCTCATTCTTCTTATGTGCAGTCTTCAACAACGGACAATCTGACCTCTGATGCCCTGTCTGCTTACAATAATGACAACGGGGCTCGGCTGTGTAATCCTTAGCAAAATGCCCCATACCTGTACACTTACTACAACTCAAGGTGCTGATAGAACATGGTCCACTATGCTTGGACCTACAACGAGCACACCAATTACCTGCCTGCTTAGTATCATTCTCCCTTGAAGACCCACCCTTATGCTTCTTTGAAGACCCTGATCTAGATGCACCATCAAATTTCTTCTTAAACCCAGAAGAAGTGTCTTTCCTCCCTTTATACCTCATATCATGCTCAATAGATTTTGCCAAGTCAACCGCCTTTCGGAGAGTCGGTTGCATCCTTATCACAGGACGGTAATCAGCAGGAAGACCAGTAACATATCTGTTCACCTGTGAAGAATCATTAGGATACAAGTGTTTACAAAATCGAAGCTTCTCTGTGAAATCCCTAGAATACTCAGTAATGGATTTTTCTCCCTTTTTCTAACCAAGAAACTCAGACTCCAAAGCTTGCAGCTCCCACTCAGTACAGAACTCTTTCTTGAACAACTCAACAAATGATTCCCAAGTCAAGCTAGCAATATAACGGGAACCTTGTGGCTGAATACGAGTATCCCACCAATCAAGTGCATCTTTATCAAGCATCTTTGCAGAAAATACCACCTTTTTATTTTCGGGGCAATTACTTGCCTCGAATGTCATCTCAACCTGCCGAATCCACCTCATACTAGTAATAGGACCAGTACTACCAGTGAACATCGCAGGCCCACAATCCTTAAAAGTCTTAAATTTGTATTCCCCACGTCTCTCACCGCCATCATGATGCTCTTGTGAACTCCACCACCATCCATATCATCCCCATCGTTACGAACCCTGTCGTCCCTTCGGCGAATAGAATGAACCGAAGGAGTAATACCTGTACCGCTACGAGTAGGAGATGGCTCTTCATACTGACGGTTTCGGCGAGGGTAACTCTCTACCGATCTTTTAGGCTGATTCAACAAAAGATCCCTTTTAGTCCTCACTTCTTGCAACTCTTGTCTGGTCCGTGTCAACTCATTATTAACTAAACATAGCAAATCAACCAACTCAGCTGGAGTTGGACCCTCATTCACATTGTTATTCGGGTTAGTAACACTTGGTCCAGTAGCATCATTCCTGCTTCTGGTATTCACCATACTTCTATAAAATCACAAACGCGAAAGTTTAACGGCATGCATAAAGAGAAATAAGGAAATTAAGGCTAAGCTACATAATTATTCATCTCTACAACAAACACATATAAGCCTTAATCCTACTCTCACACTCAACTCAAACCCATCCTAAAGGCAAACTTTCAAAGTTCAAATGCGCACTATTTTAACTAGTTTAAGTCCAAGACCTACACCTATGGCCAATGGTTCACttaaacctggctctgataccaacttgtaacaccctgCTTTATAAAATGtagatttcaaaaaaatttcaactaaACCATAATACCGTTAACAAATTGCGGAAGCAACAGttaaaaaaatctcatttgatTCCTAAcagaatcaataaaacataataaatgtctcAAAAGGTGTTACCAACAAGTATCATCGCAATAATCTAAATGAACCCAAAATCAAACCAACAAAGTAAAGGCCAAACGGCTAAATAAATAGGTCTACTTAAATAGATGAcactatgggtaactaaagccaaCATCCATAAGCTCCAATAAAAGCTACCCATCTCACAAGCATGCTACCAAGTCGCCAATTACTGCCTAACCTGAGAGCACAATAcatttttcacaaaaacaagtgtcagctattaaagctgagtaagaAAACAGGTTAGTTTAATGAAAAGGATTGTcaattaaatcaattataaaACAACTCATGCATACATAAAGGCACAATAACAATATCAACACAATCTGCATAGTAGGAATATCAAATCCTATAATGTGCCTAGCAATGCTCCATATCAACACTAGCTACTTAACTGCACAAGCAACACAATCAACGCAAAGGTTATGCCAAATAAAATCTGCACAAATAAGTTGTGTGAGGCGGCCACATAGCCAAATAGGaaaacctcacacccgactagatgggtAAGCCTTACGGGGTCCATCATtgtcgttatggataggcataaccaaatccatgagtaaTCCATTGCTACACTGGTGTTCAATCACTTCACCCGGAATTACTCTATCAACGCTAATTGGGTCAAACGGGAAATATGTACAGTGCCCCCGGATGATCAACGCAGCACAACTAGCCTAAATAGGCTAactgtgggttaagcttaactctttCAACACAATGCTCGAGACTTATCTACACAAATAGGTTGCAACAAAATCTACTCATCGACACTATGGCCCTTatcgtgcacgtgacatggcaacttaaatcaTGTCTAGTGTTCTATCTTAACAAGTCCacacaaaatattcacaactcaTACGACAAGCTACAAAAGTAAATCATGCAATAAACATCTCATTACTACATAAACATGCATGAATAATACCCCAGTCAACCtctgatgtgcgaaatctagctttaaatttacaaacacgatttaccgaaaatactgattactacacactcacaggcagtgtacctgatcgcatgcagtatagtgaaaaaaactggtaagccaagatcgttcgcaaggacttataCAAGCATTTGTAACAACgtttaatgattcaagtaaaatgggggttttgtggccgaactgccacgatgcaagtagttagttgaaaattagtaatcccaaaggattaatcgaaaaagagTTTGTAGTTTAAGACaagaatttaaaagtcacccatcttgatttcgctcaacagaatgttaggattgcacatttgatgaagttcaaattcaatttagtgatttaatgacccagactcaaattaatcgttaaCCCCGTATCCGTCAAGTTAACTACTTATTcgactccatcaagatggatgaaaaggtgattagccactcatattgaaataaaaataacaaatcaaaatgaaggagttcatcgttaccgagtacaaagaattgaacggaaataacgagaataatccaatcgtaatatcgatcttcaaagatgagaaatctgatcaaaagtctcctcCAAGGGGTCTACAAAACGGCTGGAAAATGTaacatagggttttggaatgaaaaacaagctatttatatgtttcccaaaAAAAACATGTGCAGAATCGAccttaagctgctgcgcagctccctTTGACCGCAGTTGAccgtttgactttcattgactttgCTGGAAACCCACTAgacgagctgctgcgcagcttactAAGCTGTTGCGCAGCTTCGGCCCCCTGTTTtacagctgctgcgcagcttggaTCTTCTGTTTGAaagctgcggcgcagctcttagctgctgcgcagcttgacTTGATtcaagtttgacttttgttgaccttcgccaaacttcatccaaacgactcggaaatcatccgtaagcacttatttcactccAAGAGTGTCGTTTTCTTAAGAAATACGCTCAAATATCTGctactaacctgaaacactaacaaataccataaacgcaacaaatgtatacgaaacgactcattaaacatgcttacttaactatataaaccgtgggaaatgggtataaaatacgacatatcaaatccccccacacttaagctttgcttgtcctcaagcaaatccaaactttGAATGAAAcattccttgacaatcaaattatcaaacaagtgacaagtatcaaaaagcagcaacaccaagcatgtcaaatgacaaaaggcgggtgaagcagttttaatcttaaatgaaaactcgaaatgtttgacaatacctgaacaatccgtaagccacgataatcaactaagcatgaatgaaacaaacgatcctaccaatatcattctactccaataacttactttcggggttgaatatatgaagaatcactcatagcttaGTTGTGATGTATACCttttttaccataggcttgagctaggatcgtcactccaccattaaggcgcaaggatcaagtgCATTGTCAAAATAGGAATAGAGGGTGGTTGTATGTTTAAACTAAGGTTATGTATTTATGGAAATTTATAATGGAAAATGGGAGGTTATAGGTTACAAGTAAAGGGTAAGCGTTCAAAAGTATAAGGTATATGTGAGAAatgtacaaaatagtctaatcaaTCCCATACCATTGATTTCCAACAAACCACCAACCTATAAGATGCTATCACGCGAACACACCTTCAAGTACCAAGCAAAACCCGACACCATTGAGGTGTATCAACCTCAAACAACTTATTATCAACTAAATCTTCCATAGATAATGATACAacaactttctagacatttgaaaatgagaaatacctactagtagcccaagttcttccttttttttttatattctgtttttcatgttctttattcttttgaaccatttttactctactagtaaatACTCTCTTACAATGATGAACATGTCTATaactcttcactttctttgtttgaacaattcaagaaaatcttcaataacttaacccgtttacgtattctcatagacaagaatattccacaCATCAACTCAATAAAAATCTCCCAAACCATTCAAACaaccatgacaatcaatggcccccagattagactaacgGTATAGTTAAGTATAATTAGGTGAAGTTTACATGAAAGGAGGATTTATACAAGGATGAAAAGCTAAATTACAAggaatgtatgtgtgtataagATTATCCGAGGTTTCAAAGAAAAGggaaaatgtgtatatatgcaaGTATAGGTATGTGTAACCCGGTTGTATAGGTGACTATAgagatacaaaagaaaaagaaacgaaagaaggaaaaagtatggtcaaacctaaatgccaattcatCATCCAATGcactcgtcacgatcaccaggccaagttctagaatcaacacatcaccagcACACTCTTATCGagaaaagaacccggaaatggcttagaaatacctcaaacacgcacatcctagtgcaaggcatcaaaaatgaatacccttactcctgaataaatccaagagcctaagagagggacgtatttacgaggcaaacaaaccaaaaccgtcacctgaaCAACTATATGTGACaggatgaaatctcacaatttggtgttttggatatatatataagcatgcaagtaatgttatcaatcccgaaggactagccaaataaccgttcaggacacacttcgccaattaaaatttttttgtcaaggaaaaatttggtagtaaaattgcttaataaataatgaattaagtgtcaaaagcaattcaccacaaggacaagttcaactcaagtttaaaaatcatatcaacttctattatcccgccaaattgatagcaccagtttcaaacatgcacatcacagttaagagttcaaaatagaaactcatacctctagataaaatccaaaggcctacgagagggacatatcaaGAAAACCGATAGAAATCgaaatgacaaaacaacaaaagtgatatacccggtagcttaaacctatttgccacccccccacacttaagatggacaatgccctcaatgtccatatcgGTCAAACAAcagtaaataggggtaagcgacatagaaaGAATAcgagcacataccggaataaggacacattttgttttgaaacaagttatcgaccccgtgACACAAATGATACTTCCGACataggaaggacactttggttggcgggataaacaacGTGTACCAAAACGAAAGGTGCGAGAGTTatgtgtgcatcaaacatacCAATCAACAAatatggcgctgaacttactgccagcatatgcatattaCAACCTTGCTGTCACACATAAACACACAGCAAAAGCAACAgaataatcataatatcgttAAGCATGCCATCATCCTACCCTATTTATTCAAtggaaatgaaaataaaatacgaTGTCCATCACCCCGCAGGGTGGATACAAACTaaccaagaaaataaaataaagtacgGAAAATGGAAATGTTCACATAATTGATACAAGCATCATCATCCCAAAAGTAGATCACCGAGGTGGATGACGTGGGTTACCAACATCAAACAAAGATCCAACCACTTGCTCAGCAAAAGTAGGTTCCGCAGCGCCTGTCTCTCCAGCATCCGTCCCTGCATAGGTACATGTATAATTACCAAAACGGACCGGCATATCCGGCCCTAATGTACCAGGATCGTGGCGAGGAGGTATCTCGAACTGGCGTTCTGGTGGAAAGTAAAAACCACCACCAACCCGCTGCTGAGGAATAAAAATACTCGGTGGATCATATGCTGGAATGACTGCGGGTGGATGATACTCCTGGCCGGTAAACTGTGCCTCTAGCATAGGCTGATAACGTCGAGAGTCATAAACCACTCTCCCCAAACTAGAACCAACATAGGTCAAATCATCGCCCACTTGATGTCGAAAATCATCCATCCTCGTCTGAAATCCAGCCATATCATTCTGGAACTGCTGCTGGGATGTCAACATCTGATTAACTAGACCCTGTAGAGGAGAAAAATCGAACGAGCCTTCAGGAGCCGTGAAGGAAGAAGATGCTCCTGCGGTAGAAGTGGTGGCCCGACGCTTAGGGCGTCGTGCAGGCTCGGGCTGCTGCTCaggtgcatcagccatctcctcatcatcatcactggCCTCTTGATCATCCCCTTCATCTTCCCCCTGGTCACCTTCATCATAGGCAATCAATTGGTAACGATCATTCCTGCTCTTTCTCGGGCGAAGCAAACCAAAATGAGTCAGTTCAGTAAAGGTAAAGGCTTTCATAATTTTCCAATTCAAATTAAAACCCACATTTGCCCTATCATCTTCCAGCTGAAAGTGTTGAACAATTTTTGTGACAAAGTGGCCACAAACCAACCCCGAGTCCTTCACCCCCTTTGTTCCCATGTGCTTAGCAAGCACATACGGAGGACAAGCTGTCATAACATGATTTCCCTCATGCAAAATCCTCATTAGCCACAAATCCTCAACATACAATTTGTCCGGGTGGTGAGTCCGCTGGACAAAAAAGTGAACAAGCATCTTATGGAGCAATCTCAAAAGGGGTGACTT
Coding sequences within:
- the LOC122591537 gene encoding uncharacterized protein LOC122591537; the protein is MVNTRSRNDATGPSVTNPNNNVNEGPTPAELVDLLCLVNNELTRTRQELQEVRTKRDLLLNQPKRSVESYPRRNRQYEEPSPTRSGTGITPSVHSIRRRDDRVRNDGDDMDGGGVHKSIMMAVEMTFEASNCPENKKVVFSAKMLDKDALDWWDTRIQPQGSRYIASLTWESFVELFKKEFCTEWELQALESEFLEKLRFCKHLYPNDSSQVNRYVTGLPADYRPVIRMQPTLRKAVDLAKSIEHDMRYKGRKDTSSGFKKKFDGASRSGSSKKHKGGSSRENDTKQAGNWCARCRSKHSGPCSISTLSCSKCTGMGHFAKDYTAEPRCHYCKQTGHQRSDCPLLKTAHKKNERPKTTARAFNMTAELARADDEVVRGTFIINSSLANVLFDSGANRSFVSTLFAPKLGVVTRPLDNPIKVEIVDGRTSMVRDGFFDCSIEIEGRSFSIDLLLTTVAGFDIVVGMD